Genomic DNA from Coffea arabica cultivar ET-39 chromosome 7e, Coffea Arabica ET-39 HiFi, whole genome shotgun sequence:
TGCATGTTGTCAACAAagtgattttaaaaaaaaataattgcagAGTAATGATTTAGTgcatttatttcaaaattacatcaaaactCTAAATATGTTTGATTTTAGAACCCATGGTATGTAAATGTTTTGCCCTCTCAACCAATAACAATTAGTTGCCAATAAAATGATGGAGAACTACCAGTTAAAAAACAACTGTGAAAATAAGAGAGGACTCTCAAATCTGCGGTTTTGAGAAGAAATTGTTGACAGAAGGCATGATCTGGGGAGCCCTATTACGAACAAACTTTCTGAGAGCATGTTCAGCGTACTTCTCCCCTTCTGCATGGTTTTCAAGAACTCCAGCAGCTCTGTTCTCCTTGGTCACCCTTGATTTCCATAGACACAAAGGTCAGTAACAAATCAAGTACATTTAGATGTTGAATTAGGGGAAGCCCCCGTAAGTATGTTTTAAGTGCATGGATGAAGTATATCCATGATAAAGCAAGATGAAGATTCCAATTTACTTTCATAGGCATGCAGCATACTGCAAATAAGCTAAGGATAAAAGATTACATTCAAAATGCACATGTTTTCTGAGAAGAAAATCGCTGCTTTCTGCATTACTCTTATGAACAAACACACAGAGCGAGGTACAAAAACAAACAGGGCAATCTAATTCAAACAGCATTCATCAGCCACTTGCCCATTTTTGTTACAATAGTGAAAATGATCCTGCTTGCTCAAGGCAAGGAAAAGAGTACTTAAGCGCAGCAATTACATTGTGATACACAAACATCCagcaaaagagagagaaggggggttttttttttggagaggggggtgtgtgtgtgttcaGAAGAGGGGCTTCGATCTGTACGTGAATTCTCAGTGAAGCTTTGATAAAATAGAACATGAAGCAAAACCAAAGAAAGCTTTGATTCAGCAAAAGAAAGCCTTCGTGTAGAGTCTTTAACGAAATAAACAACTATCAATAAAATCGCTAGATCTTATCCGGGAAGATCCCCAAAACCTAATGCTAAATCTGGATTTAGCAGTCAAATTTTGATTTCGACAATTTTAGGACATAGGATTTAATTAATATCCATAAGGCCTCCCTGTTTAATTGTTCttttgcaaaatgaaatgccTTCAAGCATTCGCGATGTTCTTCTCGCATTTGTATATGTTTGATATCTCTAAAGCAGTAGACGATAAAGGATACATGAATTtagatgataaaaatgaaaaattgaggTACTCCATAAAACAGCAGTACGCCTAAACTTCTTACAGTTTAGGACACAATCGAACATTTAGCTAAAATTTcagaaatgatgaaaaaaaataaagacatAATTCACCATAAAAAAATACGTTTGTTtgtcagagagagagagagagagagcaggagAGCGAGTGTAGGGTATAATTATGAGTATCATACCGGACTTCCGGGTTGATGCAGATGTTGCGGATCAATTGCGCCCCGCAAATACCGACGGCCACCCCAACTGCTGCGAACAGCGGATATACCTGCAACCACACACACATATACGTAACACACCCATCACCCATCATACCAAATCAATGGCCAGATCTAATCATAATACTCCTAACAAATCCATGAGAATCGCCTAAATTGCTACGTACTAGTTAAAACAAAAAGATCAAAGGGAGAAGCCAAAGATCTAGGGGAGGAAAaagttagagagagagagatcggACCTCGGGCCTAAGCCATCTGTTGACGGTGGATGACGCCATAGGACCAGAAAACCAATGTGCACACCGAAATTTTGCTAACAACTCTGGATTGGAAATACGAAATGCCCACGCCTCCACCCCAAAGCCTGCTAATATATGCCTTGCGGCGGCGCTGACGAGTAAGCgctgtatcttttttattttattttattttgatagAGTAGAATTgtattaaaattaaattaaaagttAATCTTATACACCATGTCATTAGACGCATAGCgactaatttgaatttgaacttgaatttaaaatttaaaaaatatatgtgTCATACAGTCAAATCTTTTATACACTAGTGTTtttaaatccaaaccaaaaagtAAACTGATTATAAGTTTCTAAAAATTGGATGATTTCAGCATagcatcataaatatatttaattatatactAATTAAATAGCATGAAAAAAACACTTATGTATGTATGTAATGTAACAACATGGAGAAAAAATTACCTATATTTTTGTCACTCTATTTTTTGTTTATCCTACTTCTTACAATTTTAAAATCCTCAAATTTGACtccaatttaatattttaaattttaagcgCAAGTTAACAAGTCTACAACAAAATCATTAAGACGGGCTTGAAAACAAATACCAAATTAAGTTTGCAAAAACAAATAATGAAGAATGTTTTTGAAATAGTTATGATTATCCAAAACATTTAGTGTGTAAAGTTAGAATACTATGAAACTTTGAGCATTCGTATCGCAGGATGTTttcttctctcttctcttttaaGCTTTGTTTTAGGTGCTTAGATTTATAAAAGTTCGCTTCAAATCATTCGTCCCCAATTTTGTCTTTGTTATGTCTATCCCATCTTTGTTTGTTTATGTTGGTTTTTTGGAGCATATATTAAAAAACAACACCTTAgtgatgcaaaaaaaaatttatatgagACTTGTATTGAAGGTAGAAAATgagtttatgttatttattaatcaactcactatttatagtgattacatgaaacaaactaACAAAATATTCAACTAACAATTATcctaaaaatctcaacaaaatataATCTTCTTTTACTAGCAAATCTTAgctaaaatatttgttaacaaaccaacatgatctttggttaacaaatattcttatttttctaataactaaattattttgatatcaaACATAATCTAGCAAAATCTGTAGGAAAAGTTGGCATATTTCAACAGTTTAATTGTCACGTGTACTGTGctgataaatttattttctaatatAATCTTAAGAGTTATTGATTGTATAACTTATCCACAATAGAATTGTAAAAGTTACGGGACATGACATATGAAATTCGGGACAAACAATTTTAAGTAAAATTCAgtaatgtgtttggattgtaaattattacaTCTTATTTACACGTATTAACTTGATTGCATcatcaacatattttttaatcttttttatctcacatatatcatattaaaaaaatgtcataatatttttttttcataaaattatctcaaataattcactatccaaacacacttagGTAcctgtttggaaaaaaaaaaaaaagcaaagggTGGTTGCGTAAATAACGTCAATACGAGTGGCACTCAATTGACCAAGTACAAAAAGCAAACAAATCCCCAAACTAAAAATTGGTGGGCAGAGAGAAAATGAGAAATCCCAATCCATCCGAGAGGGGTAAGAGATTCTGAAAAACAGAGACAGCCGCGTGAGTGGCCGCCGGCTGCCACACAATTTTTTTACAATTGCGGAAACAGCTATGAGATAATACCTCAAAGGACCTTTATTATTATATATCTCCAGCTGCTTCTCTTGGAAATTCTTTTATGGCAGCCTCAACAGCTAGGGCTTTCT
This window encodes:
- the LOC113722823 gene encoding uncharacterized protein, which translates into the protein MASSTVNRWLRPEVYPLFAAVGVAVGICGAQLIRNICINPEVRVTKENRAAGVLENHAEGEKYAEHALRKFVRNRAPQIMPSVNNFFSKPQI